A genome region from Anopheles stephensi strain Indian chromosome 2, UCI_ANSTEP_V1.0, whole genome shotgun sequence includes the following:
- the LOC118502947 gene encoding lysosomal-trafficking regulator: MALESSSDPVIVGQLCEQWAHIYDTHSSVDIYQRKAEIEQFLEGFNQLSDEDRLQLDRLNRYENISSALSRQLLLLIYEICDPTVKRSAPADSTSATVVESSDPSSTAGPSPIDNVAPESECNSKLDSNSIEEQAELLLPADSSERRCQWLKDFFLNGIGGLLLSTLSKIGAEDIANSREIAAVLVRILPTTKWNTEPNASSASLELQPGYGEFLRNVLKMRTINGEWQRDSFRRNTRNRSISVALLRSNQHPLDGAGGIPTSFVRQLSGPNTFAATVGYARAAQHLQRSTAAISDTKTLSQDQFTLTVLNLLESLIVHENVLTIDENSVTVSCLRVALEQLKRHDRLEESLENRLVIRHKLLGLVMLCLNNMFFLQTLESNDLNLRSVATDMIVLLKEELHERPFDALSCEFTYNLIYTIVSAVNQSFLHLCDNLVSEQLFLTIFKLLESNLDVVKHTYSFLQLGARSGAITSSNGIVVPWMQTIQACSSGLIEILITMLHNFIFALAPTRGSCRKTRKSRFRLHHSRQDARNGYVCALENLLLNLFPLVKHSDQRLMVNFFKVYQLCCCNTNVHTLQVLMKLSNDELIPKLRLNFASRAIVHAIFNRSQCETCESDHAANTFYEQFTRTHREVFGEFRRAENRSRMPTFLRYLLDIVRVIPYRLRAFLLQELVLKQLHSELRHLVERPEPEGHDAHAGSASAEHDGWKEIVNGCLLIVCRVVTKQEQREMSLFYREENLALLRALNGRTEFTHSMQLIMTIGIRDRFLPEQFVQKLVEMLLNHLDEKIALIGHIFTTISHSKVDVPLKPVGKSSVPVGKQGGMVLETMLQLHQEHWKTVRQLLKESERFRRQFFRRYDGVKGVTHFLDLAYNLASVCLFRSVTNSSQEPSGLLFPATPSALLTNHSEPLPCFEPERKSVLNIFHFNDQLIDGSLSSVSLYYSAIGLDGMGSAEEDDFSFLRELQLATINDEWQREFMFPYGQPTGSSSKAGNMLEKKWSLSELFNIRQMLSNLMEDILGGGTEQQDAMALAERRLMGLPEDARKLLIDPGNLVIKKKLTNLLETIMASMQLVMNGLPDDVAEESLKPELANTMQLALIELKRFLLNCAIRNWDCPSTANNVINVLHALLKVAEMRIEPSQTTYKSDCERERTHLSKLQLHEAEAEPLNCVPLYHDDETDDLSSTDESYTTARDDGYEGDVEIDPYTPTELIARKDSIAVGAGKQCPVARLANEQICTIVSEILVELSNRCVERPEHWCPVLAQTVVKLNIIRNYLGGSLYLIRGFATVLQTSDARLKELQAAIVELIVDLDVPEVLIKFLQLLGRNDPPVQLILTKLTNLFEAGSDVECYQCVQFPVLHADRTFSSSCDVLLAKKITFLREHHMFFNVRTGLTDAATIVPMNCANFYPWHGNGFTVSAWVRVVQLADRQQTDFTHLLSVGSEKQMLSIYINAQRQLVVRYSKPDVFITPSNTGQYLSKAIGRTECCDNCAKEMQHLWMYKHLLRGHTDAVSHTFMLDTPRAQCVYCFKQLPVGQGRKDSSERSAGLPKRVDTAAPMDANLRQCTIGQDWCVPEGCWSMLTFAVQQQDELVQLTVTYDGVQQLAQLSLPNPCKIHIDTDLTVLSVGHRAAESNECGAGYGLAGVHVFSRCITDEAVLANLYAIGPNVTNFVAFATGYMIPNYGTLNLSKLSINDLRMVSSLQLLERTHVGYLTANKMDSFVSRHQSIGVMSCAGKLRAMEIESLQRSLLVAGGVSVMLVFFARVVEITDAATLHVAALKLLLRVAHCNQDFFNEFVQCNYLELIGVVLKSKKCHKDIALLTTLLELAFDQPIVVKRGDQYRVLATSAARIRYPGMITFLLENFQIWIDQSEEVLDLLLSTLAAATRDKHPGMMYNCQRLQDASLVSALIDFCRVNFVIPAKTVKISRKAADLLVSLIAILSPTPPKVALLNEIMELLLLMHKPTDSYVTHDRQKFYFNISPNQFGGGGGGKRSDRTVTSSSGASSSGPATPKMQLRDRRLRPQSQLRKILPLTIASGGNSSFESATTSFIIDASSTNATGGTVSGEEKHRSPTANAPPKSPKSLHSPDGGIGTEECYEKLNAAIAEGKLRRKSLLDSIDKRGSGKRKLRRLKSTPNIRTSSVGSRTKKQTGSPRLANGSPRSCARHELNRTSSGQQQSQSAPTSSSSFAASASAIRYKFFEQNYFATGNDFLQESFLRIMCDFLLILPDRDACQFLSGENRILETMLILANNGNIRIRTMLLNLVAVIDDRIDGARTAASSPNGAATASQPGGGFILQQYSEEQAKVFWYHLANQIGTHSVNGELVSSCVRWITKSHTPLPTLPEHSVDIVRVNGLHVLIAILIQAHVDPKLFRRVLCLIEHICRKHRRRAGQHMIDNGLVWALVKTAVKMNEKEELVQEESRERLLDFLTSFSHLMIVSNVANPFWDLLNGLTVAQKHKNERVTNAVRDLHAALLRNVLQIFIFRPKQSIIGNKNTSFTVELAGCNLSKAEVKTRFNRLHDKAIQFVTNSEPEGDLSDAEMALVRHLLNRTLNGNPRGGNIILWCLLPKRSIRLKIYTIKQLGQYLEGGGNHLSAICDVKMLKVFVQSILLLNQKHIPLEDLRLVNCFYQSIDGGLSHGASWNLTQTLKDFEYLRAISMNDQEQTIMKSIARQEKLIYSCTVAAMQITRNSVEKQNRLRKELIIQLRKDTDYRFYDQWHQLVGRMTHEDAPWHNARHYPNSWELDDTYGPDMALKRMRRCPMTIDRRFLMKEALPEGSADEAIEREQTPLLAYLFSNDYRHEYSVEDQVLYTFTVRKTTPSHELECECIITSTELVLKPYEAGELEVYDLHDITRIWTKRYEHQESAVEVFLKCGKSLFIVFDRDPSERDTFEGFFHDLVVRCGRQELDQHTQQWREGALSNWEYLMLLNQISGRTFHDLMQYPVFPWVLANYDTRTLDLLAERSFRVLEKPIAVQHRELEKHYINNYNHLRQAESGDPNGGRRKIQPYHYSSHYSNSGTVLHFLVRVLPFTSLFLQYQDDSFDIPDRTFHSLQTTWNLASKDSPTDVKELIPEFFTFPEFLENQEGFDFGTRQSGEPVNHVELPAWCNGSARLFVLIHRQALEANIVRRQLSHWIDLIFGYKQTGQAAIDAINVFHPATYCDFTSADIDDPVMKLALETMVKTYGQMPRRLFDTAHPPPAMNPLTANPPKVLESVVGLRWGLYCGSPILSDPKLVDVWERATKDLLGTVGGERAALPSASLVTLDGQKVFVLPAKMNVFCAPTQGTGAKKHYTISWGEPDDRLRIRVLQESGSGPAERSRDLFYGSSSCAYDPITACGTDPHCTSIFFGHRSGRIVVFQQRSRRRRASFFNQNMQPAVTMMSRSRSSSFRRWIDRKSANLRRRLEMDPDEQQQQQQQQEQRLLNNDDQMDWTYPIQLLKHRAPISAIRVSMEYKIVVSVSVDGCAAIWDVNSLTYVREIPRPVNMLHSMISQIAISPTLGDIVLVHSANSAGRQHGQSAGGQQSWSSATLVEEDDSFEVTENYNADYVNITMATNRRDQLRLYTVNAQYVEHVFVESPIQAITYSSIKEGCGVNCIVVALESGIVRFYSSWNLALLREVNVEPNGVKCALFSKYQHLLLLTANNTVQMWTAEGLPGVLPSIQEPYQYGV, from the exons ATGGCGCTAGAATCGTCATCCGACCCAGTCATCGTCGGTCAGTTGTGCGAGCAGTGGGCACACATTTACGATACCCACTCGTCGGTGGACATTTACCAG CGAAAAGCCGAGATAGAGCAGTTCCTCGAAGGATTCAACCAGCTTAGCGATGAGGATCGTTTGCAGCTTGATCGTTTGAA CCGGTACGAGAACATTTCATCCGCCTTATCAAGGCAGCTTCTTCTGTTGATATACGAAATCTGTGATCCCACCGTAAAACGGTCCGCTCCGGCGGATTCAACGTCCGCGACAGTTGTGGAATCGAGCGATCCTTCCTCCACCGCTGGTCCGTCACCCATCGACAATGTGGCCCCCGAAAGCGAATGCAACTCCAAGCTAGATAGCAACTCGATCGAGGAACAG GCTGAATTACTCCTACCCGCGGATAGCAGCGAGCGCCGCTGCCAGTGGTTGAAGGATTTCTTTCTCAATGGCATCGGAGGGCTGTTGCTGAGCACGCTATCCAAAATTGGTGCCGAA GACATTGCAAACAGTCGTGAGATAGCGGCCGTACTGGTACGTATACTACCAACCACGAAGTGGAACACGGAACCAAATGCTTCCAGCGCATCGCTCGAGCTGCAACCGGGGTACGGAGAGTTTCTGAGAAATGTGCTAAAAATGCGCACCATCAACGGTGAGTGGCAGCGGGACAGCTTTAGGCGAAACACCAGAAACCGATCAATATCTGTCGCGCTGTTACGCTCAAATCAACATCCCCTAGACGGTGCGGGTGGTATACCGACGTCCTTCGTGCGACAGCTAAGCGGTCCAAACACGTTTGCTGCCACGGTAGGCTATGCAAGGGCGGCACAACACCTGCAGCGCAGCACGGCAGCGATCAGCGATACGAAAACACTGTCCCAAGATCAATTCACGCTGACCGTGCTGAATTTGCTCGAAAGCCTGATCGTGCACGAAAATGTGCTTACCATCGATGAAAACTCTGTCACCGTGTCCTGTCTGCGTGTGGCGCTCGAACAGCTGAAACGCCACGACCGGTTGGAAGAAAGCTTGGAAAACCGTCTCGTTATACGCCACAAGCTGCTCGGGCTTGTGATGCTGTGCCTGAACAATATGTTTTTTCTCCAGACGCTCGAATCGAACGATCTTAACCTGCGCTCCGTAGCTACCGATATGATCGTGCTGCTCAAGGAAGAACTGCACGAACGTCCGTTCGATGCGCTGTCGTGCGAGTTTACCTACAATCTCATCTACACGATCGTTTCCGCCGTTAACCAATCGTTTCTGCACCTGTGCGACAATCTTGTCAGTGAGCAGCTGTTTCTAACGATCTTCAAACTGCTCGAAAGCAATCTTGACGTAGTGAAGCATACGTACAGCTTCCTACAGCTAGGGGCAAGAAGCGGAGCaatcaccagcagcaacggGATCGTAGTGCCGTGGATGCAAACGATACAAGCGTGCTCCTCGGGTCTGATTGAAATTCTGATCACAATGCTACACAACTTCATCTTTGCCCTTGCCCCAACTCGGGGTAGCTGTAGAAAGACACGGAAAAGTCGCTTCCGGCTGCACCATTCCCGGCAGGACGCACGCAACGGATACGTGTGTGCCCTCGAAAACCTGCTGCTTAATCTGTTCCCGCTAGTGAAACACTCCGACCAACGGTTGATGGTGAATTTCTTCAAGGTGTATCAACTGTGCTGCTGCAACACGAACGTGCACACGCTGCAGGTGCTGATGAAGCTATCGAACGATGAATTGATACCGAAGCTGCGGCTCAACTTCGCCAGCCGTGCCATCGTCCACGCAATCTTCAACCGATCGCAGTGCGAAACGTGCGAATCGGATCATGCGGCCAACACTTTCTACGAGCagttcacacgcacacaccgcgAGGTGTTCGGAGAGTTTAGACGGGCGGAGAACCGTTCCCGCATGCCTACGTTTCTACGGTACCTGCTGGACATTGTTCGCGTGATCCCGTACAGGTTGCGAGCGTTTCTACTGCAAGAGTTGGTGCTGAAACAACTGCACAGCGAATTGCGACATTTAGTCGAAAGACCGGAGCCGGAAGGACACGATGCTCACGCTGGGTCAGCATCCGCCGAACACGACGGTTGGAAGGAGATCGTAAATGGATGTCTGTTAATCGTCTGTCGGGTGGTTACGAAGCAGGAACAGCGTGAGATGAGCTTGTTTTATCGAGAAGAAAATCTTGCACTGTTGCGTGCTCTAAATGGGCGAACGGAGTTCACACACAGCATGCAGCTGATCATGACTATCGGGATTCGGGATCGTTTCCTGCCGGAGCAGTTTGTGCAGAAGTTGGTAGAAATGCTTCTAAATCATTTAGATGAAAAGATCGCGCTTATAGGACACATTTTCACAACGATATCGCACAGTAAGGTGGATGTACCGCTAAAACCTGTAGGAAAATCATCGGTACCGGTGGGAAAACAAGGTGGGATGGTACTGGAAACGATGCTTCAACTACATCAGGAGCATTGGAAAACGGTCCGCCAGTTGCTGAAGGAGAGTGAACGTTTCCGAAGGCAATTCTTTCGACGGTACGACGGCGTAAAAGGAGTAACCCACTTTCTTGACCTTGCCTACAACCTAGCTAGCGTGTGTCTGTTCCGAAGTGTGACGAACTCTTCCCAGGAACCGAGCGGTCTACTCTTCCCCGCAACACCTTCCGCATTGCTGACGAACCACAGCGAACCGCTGCCTTGTTTCGAACCGGAACGCAAAAGCGTACTTAACATCTTTCACTTCAACGATCAGCTAATCGATGGTTCGCTATCCAGTGTCAGCCTGTACTACAGTGCCATCGGGCTGGATGGTATGGGCAGTGCCGAGGAGGATGATTTCTCCTTTCTGCGTGAGCTGCAGCTCGCAACAATTAACGACGAATGGCAACGGGAATTTATGTTCCCCTATGGTCAACCGACCGGGAGTAGTAGCAAAGCTGGCAACATGCTGGAAAAGAAATGGTCCCTCTCGGAGTTGTTCAACATACGGCAGATGCTCAGCAACTTGATGGAGGATATTCTCGGTGGTGGTACCGAACAGCAAGACGCGATGGCACTCGCCGAGCGGCGCTTGATGGGTCTTCCGGAGGATGCAAGAAAGCTGTTAATCGATCCGGGCAATCTGGTGATAAAGAAAAAGTTAACAAACCTGCTCGAAACTATCATGGCTTCGATGCAGCTGGTTATGAACGGTTTGCCGGACGACGTTGCTGAGGAGAGCTTAAAACCGGAGCTAG CAAACACGATGCAGCTTGCTTTGATCGAGCTGAAAAGATTTCTATTAAACTGTGCCATCAGGAACTGGGACTGCCCCAGCACAGCGAACAATGTTATCAACGTGCTGCACGCGCTCCTCAAGGTGGCAGAAATGCGCATAGAGCCATCCCAAACGACGTACAAAAGTGATTGCGAACGCGAGCGAACCCATTTATCGAAACTTCAGCTCCACGAGGCGGAGGCTGAACCGCTCAACTGTGTGCCATTGTACCACGACGATGAGACGGATGACCTGAGCTCGACGGATGAATCGTATACAACCGCCCGTGACGATGGGTACGAGGGAGACGTAGAAATCGATCCATACACCCCGACGGAGCTGATCGCGCGAAAGGACTCCATCGCCGTTGGGGCCGGCAAACAGTGTCCGGTGGCTCGGCTGGCAAACGAACAAATCTGTACGATTGTGAGCGAAATACTGGTGGAACTGTCGAACCGGTGTGTCGAACGTCCGGAACATTGGTGCCCGGTACTGGCCCAAACGGTGGTGAAGCTGAACATCATTCGCAACTATCTCGGAGGTTCGCTTTATCTGATTCGTGGCTTTGCGACGGTCCTGCAAACGAGTGACGCACGGCTGAAGGAGCTGCAGGCAGCCATCGTCGAACTGATCGTCGATCTGGACGTGCCGGAAGTGTTGATAAAGTTTTTGCAACTGTTGGGCCGTAACGATCCTCCCGTGCAGTTGATTCTGACGAAGCTAACGAACCTGTTCGAGGCCGGGTCCGATGTGGAATGCTACCAGTGTGTGCAGTTTCCCGTGCTGCACGCGGATCGTACCTTTTCCTCGTCGTGCGACGTACTGCTGGCGAAGAAAATCACCTTCCTGCGGGAGCACCATATGTTTTTCAACGTCCGCACCGGGTTGACCGATGCTGCCACGATCGTGCCGATGAACTGTGCAAACTTTTATCCCTGGCACGGCAACGGGTTCACTGTGTCGGCCTGGGTACGCGTCGTGCAGTTGGCCGACCGCCAACAAACCGACTTTACGCATCTACTGTCTGTCGGTAgcgaaaagcaaatgttatCGATCTACATCAACGCCCAGCGTCAGCTGGTGGTACGCTACAGCAAACCGGACGTTTTCATAACGCCGAGCAACACGGGCCAGTACCTCAGCAAGGCGATCGGCAGAACGGAGTGCTGTGACAACTGTGCCAAAGAGATGCAACACCTGTGGatgtacaaacatttgctGCGTGGGCACACGGATGCAGTATCGCACACGTTTATGCTGGATACACCGCGGGCCCAGTGTGTGTACTGCTTCAAGCAGCTTCCCGTCGGACAGGGACGAAAGGATTCGAGCGAGCGGAGCGCTGGTTTGCCCAAACGTGTCGACACTGCTGCACCGATGGATGCGAATCTGCGACAGTGCACGATCGGGCAGGATTGGTGCGTGCCGGAAGGGTGTTGGTCTATGCTAACGTTCGCCGTGCAGCAGCAAGACGAGTTGGTGCAGCTCACCGTTACGTACGATGGGGTGCAGCAGCTGGCGCAGCTTTCACTGCCGAACCCGTGCAAGATACACATCGACACGGACTTAACCGTTCTCAGCGTGGGCCATCGAGCTGCTGAATCGAACGAATGTGGCGCAGGGTACGGACTGGCCGGTGTGCATGTGTTCAGCAGATGCATTACGGACGAGGCGGTGCTGGCAAACCTTTACGCTATCGGACCGAACGTGACCAACTTCGTGGCCTTCGCTACCGGCTACATGATTCCGAACTATGGCACACTGAATTTGTCCAAGCTTTCGATCAACGATCTGCGCATGGTCAGTTCGCTGCAATTGCTGGAAAGGACACACGTGGGATATCTGACCGCGAACAAAATGGATTCGTTTGTCAGTCGCCACCAATCCATTGGCGTAATGTCGTGCGCCGGTAAACTTCGAGCGATGGAAATCGAATCGCTGCAACGATCGTTACTGGTCGCGGGTGGTGTTTCCGTTATGCTCGTGTTCTTCGCCCGCGTAGTAGAGATTACGGACGCCGCCACGCTGCACGTGGCAGCTCTCAAGCTGCTGCTACGCGTGGCGCACTGTAATCAGGATTTCTTCAACGAATTTGTCCAGTGCAACTATCTCGAGCTGATCGGGGTCGTGCTGAAGAGCAAAAAGTGTCACAAAGATATCGCACTGCTAACGACCCTGCTGGAGCTGGCGTTCGATCAACCGATCGTGGTAAAGCGCGGTGACCAGTACCGTGTGCTAGCAACGTCCGCTGCCCGCATTCGCTACCCCGGCATGATAACGTTCCTGTTGGAAAACTTTCAAATCTGGATCGACCAATCGGAGGAGGTGCTTGACCTGCTGCTTTCCACCCTGGCGGCGGCGACCCGCGACAAGCATCCCGGCATGATGTACAACTGCCAGCGCCTGCAGGACGCTTCCCTCGTGTCGGCGTTGATCGATTTCTGTCGCGTAAACTTTGTGATTCCGGCGAAAACGGTCAAAATTTCGCGCAAAGCAGCCGACCTGCTCGTTTCGCTGATCGCGATCCTGTCGCCCACACCGCCGAAGGTGGCCCTGCTGAACGAAATCAtggagctgttgctgctgatgcacaAGCCCACCGATAGCTACGTGACGCACGATCGGCAGAAGTTTTACTTCAACATAAGCCCCAACCAgttcggtggcggtggcggtgggaAGCGTAGCGATCGGACGGTTACGAGCAGCAGTGGTGCTAGCAGTAGCGGACCTGCAACACCCAAGATGCAGCTACGGGATCGCCGTCTTCGGCCGCAGTCACAGTTGCGCAAAATCCTTCCGCTAACGATCGCTTCCGGTGGCAATAGTTCGTTCGAGTCTGCCACGACTAGCTTCATCATTGACGCCTCTTCGACCAACGCGACCGGAGGGACGGTTTCGGGCGAGGAGAAACATCGCAGTCCAACGGCAAATGCACCACCGAAAAGTCCCAAATCGCTACACTCACCCGACGGTGGCATCGGCACGGAAGAATGCTACGAAAAGCTTAACGCGGCCATCGCCGAAGGTAAGCTGCGTAGGAAAAGTTTGCTGGACAGCATCGACAAACGGGGCAGCGGTAAACGGAAGCTCAGACGGTTGAAAAGCACACCAAACATACGAACCTCCTCAGTAGGCAGCAGGACGAAAAAGCAGACCGGATCGCCGCGCCTTGCCAACGGCTCGCCAAGATCATGCGCGAGACACGAGTTGAACCGGACCAGCAGCGGACAGCAGCAGTCGCAAAGCGCGCCAACctcgtcgtcatcgtttgcAGCGTCCGCGAGCGCGATTAGGTACAAGTTTTTCGAGCAGAACTACTTCGCCACCGGCAACGACTTTCTGCAGGAAAGTTTCCTGCGCATCATGTGCGACTTTCTGCTGATTCTGCCGGATCGCGATGCGTGCCAGTTTTTGAGCGGCGAAAACCGTATCCTGGAAACGATGCTCATTCTGGCGAACAATGGCAACATTCGCATTCGCACCATGCTGCTCAATCTGGTTGCGGTGATTGACGATCGGATCGATGGTGCACGGACGGCCGCCAGCAGTCCCAACGGTGCCGCTACGGCTAGCCAACCGGGCGGAGGATTCATTTTGCAGCAGTACAGCGAAGAACAGGCGAAGGTGTTTTGGTACCATTTGGCGAATCAGATAGGGACGCACAGCGTCAATGGCGAGCTGGTGAGCAGTTGCGTGCGTTGGATCACGAAATCGCACACTCCGCTACCGACGCTACCGGAACATTCGGTGGACATAGTGCGCGTGAACGGTCTGCACGTGCTGATAGCGATCCTCATCCAGGCGCACGTCGATCCGAAGCTGTTCCGGCGTGTGCTGTGCCTGATCGAGCACATCTGCAGGAAGCACCGGCGCCGCGCCGGGCAGCACATGATCGATAACGGGCTCGTGTGGGCACTGGTAAAAACGGCGGTAAAAATGAACGAAAAGGAAGAGCTCGTGCAGGAGGAAAGCCGAGAACGGTTGCTCGATTTTTTGACTAGCTTCTCGCATCTGATGATTGTGAGCAACGTGGCGAAT CCTTTCTGGGATTTGTTGAATGGGTTAACGGTAGCCCAAAAGCACAAGAACGAGCGTGTAACGAACGCGGTACGTGATCTTCACGCGGCGCTGCTGCGGAATGTGCTCCAGATATTCATCTTTCGCCCGAAACAATCGATCATCGGTAACAAGAATACAT CTTTCACCGTCGAGCTGGCAGGATGTAACCTGTCCAAAGCGGAGGTAAAGACACGCTTCAACCGGCTCCACGACAAGGCGATCCAGTTCGTAACAAACAGTGAACCGGAGGGCGATCTGTCCGACGCGGAAATGGCCCTCGTCCGCCATCTGCTGAACCGTACGCTGAACGGCAATCCGCGCGGTGGCAACATCATCCTTTGGTGTCTTTTGCCAAAGCGCTCGATTCGGTTGAAAATTTACACCATCAAGCAGCTGGGCCAGTACCTGGAGGGTGGCGGCAACCATCTGTCGGCGATCTGTGATGTGAAAATGTTGAAGGTGTTTGTGCAGAGCATACTGCTGCTCAATCAGAAGCACATCCCGCTGGAAGATTTGCGCTTGGTCAACTGCTTTTatcaatcgatcgatggcGGATTGTCGCACGGTGCCAGCTGGAACTTGACACAGACGTTAAAAGATTTCGAATATCTGCGTGCGATTAGCATGAACGATCAGGAGCAAACGATCATGAAATCGATCGCGCGGCAAGAGAAGCTAATCTACTCGTGTACGGTGGCGGCCATGCAAATTACACGGAACAGCGTGGAAAAGCAGAACAGGCTGCGGAAGGAGCTGATTATTCAGTTGCGCAAGGATACCGATTATCGATTTTACGATCAATGGCATCAGCTGGTCGGACGGATGACGCACGAGGATGCACCGTGGCACAATGCCCGGCATTATCCAAACTCTTGGGAGCTGGATGATACGTACGGGCCGGATATGGCGTTGAAACGAATGCGCCGCTGTCCCATGACGATCGACAGGCGGTTCTTGATGAAGGAAGCTCTGCCGGAAGGTAGCGCCGATGAGGCGATCGAACGTGAGCAGACGCCGCTGCTGGCGTATCTGTTCTCGAACGATTACCGGCACGAGTATTCGGTGGAGGATCAGGTGCTGTACACGTTTACGGTGCGTAAAACCACGCCGAGCCACGAGCTGGAGTGTGAGTGTATCATTACGAGCACGGAGCTGGTGCTGAAACCGTACGAGGCGGGTGAGCTGGAAGTGTACGATCTGCACGACATCACCAGAATATGGACCAAGCGGTACGAGCATCAAGAGTCCGCGGTGGAGGTATTTCTCAAGTGTGGCAAATCCCTTTTCATTGTGTTCGACCGGGACCCAAGCGAGCGGGACACGTTTGAGGGCTTTTTCCACGATCTGGTGGTGCGCTGTGGCCGGCAGGAGCTGGACCAACACACGCAGCAGTGGCGCGAGGGCGCTCTGTCAAACTGGGAGTATCTGATGCTGCTGAACCAAATCTCTGGCCGAACGTTTCACGATCTCATGCAGTATCCCGTGTTTCCCTGGGTGCTGGCCAACTACGACACCAGGACGCTCGATCTGCTGGCGGAGCGCAGCTTCCGTGTGCTGGAAAAACCGATCGCAGTGCAGCACCGCGAGCTGGAGAAACATTACATCAACAATTACAACCACCTGCGCCAGGCGGAGAGTGGCGATCCGAATGGGGGCCGGCGTAAAATTCAACCGTACCATTACAGCTCGCACTACTCCAATTCCGGCACGGTGTTGCACTTTCTGGTGCGCGTCCTGCCATTTACGTCGCTGTTTTTGCAGTATCAAGACGACAGCTTCGACATACCGGATCGAACGTTCCACTCGCTGCAAACGACGTGGAACCTGGCGAGCAAGGATTCGCCCACGGACGTAAAGGAATTGATTCCGGAATTCTTCACCTTCCCGGAATTCCTCGAAAATCAGGAAGGCTTCGACTTCGGCACACGCCAGTCTGGTGAGCCGGTAAATCATGTCGAGCTGCCGGCCTGGTGCAACGGTTCCGCACGGTTGTTTGTGCTGATCCACCGGCAGGCGTTGGAAGCGAACATTGTGCGCCGACAGCTAAGCCATTGGATCGATCTGATCTTTGGCTACAAACAAACGGGCCAGGCGGCGATCGACGCCATCAACGTGTTCCATCCAGCTACGTACTGCGATTtcacgtcggccgacattgaCGATCCGGTCATGAAGCTAGCGCTGGAAACGATGGTCAAAACGTACGGGCAGATGCCACGCCGCCTGTTCGACACGGCTCATCCACCGCCGGCAATGAATCCACTCACCGCGAACCCGCCCAAAGTGTTGGAAAGTGTCGTTGGTTTGCGGTGGGGGCTGTACTGCGGCAGTCCCATCCTTTCCGATCCGAAGCTCGTGGATGTGTGGGAAAGGGCAACGAAAGACCTGTTGGGAACGGTGGGCGGCGAACGAGCCGCTCTGCCATCGGCCTCACTAGTCACGCTCGACGGACAGAAGGTGTTTGTGTTGCCGGCAAAGATGAACGTGTTTTGTGCCCCGACACAGGGCACCGGTGCGAAGAAACATTACACCATCAGCTGGGGCGAGCCGGACGATCGGTTACGGATACGGGTGCTTCAGGAGAGTGGTAGCGGACCGGCGGAACGATCGAGAGACCTGTTCTACGGTAGCAGCAGCTGCGCGTACGATCCCATCACAGCGTGCGGTACGGATCCGCACTGTACGAGCATCTTTTTCGGCCACCGTTCCGGGCGCATAGTCGTGTTTCAGCAACGGTCACGCCGCAGACGCGCTTCCTTTTTCAACCAGAACATGCAGCCGGCAGTGACGATGATGTCACGTTCGCGATCAAGCTCGTTCCGGCGCTGGATCGATCGGAAGAGTGCCAATCTGCGGCGCCGGCTCGAGATGGATCCggacgaacagcagcagcagcagcagcagcaagaacaACGACTGCTGAATAACGATGATCAGATGGATTGGACGTATCCGATCCAGCTGCTTAAGCATCGTGCACCGATCAGTGCGATACGCGTCTCGATGGAGTACAAGATCGTGGTAAGCGTGTCCGTCGACGGCTGTGCCGCCATTTGGGACGTGAACAGTTTAACGTACGTACGCGAAATACCCCGGCCGGTCAATATGCTACACTCGATGATAAGCCAAATCGCCATCAGCCCAACGTTGGGCGATATTGTGCTGGTGCATTCGGCTAACTCGGCCGGACGGCAGCATGGTCAGTCGGCTGGGGGGCAGCAATCGTGGAGCAGTGCAACGTTGGTGGAGGAAGACGATAGTTTCGAGGTGACGGAAAATTATAATGCGGACTATGTGAACATTACCATGGCCACGAATCGACGCGATCAGTTGCGCCTGTACACGGTGAACGCGCAGTACGTGGAGCACGTGTTCGTGGAGAGTCCAATACAGGCGATAACGTACTCTTCGATCAAAGAAGGCTGCGGTGTGAATTGTATCGTGGTCGCACTCGAGAGTGGTATAGTGCGGTTTTACTCAAGCTGGAATCTTGCACTGCTGCGTGAGGTTAACGTTGAACCGAATGGTGTCAAGTG CGCCCTTTTCTCGAAGTATcagcatctgctgctgctgacggcaAACAATACCGTTCAAATGTGGACAGCTGAAGGTCTTCCCGGTGTTTTGCCAAGCATACAGGAACCATATCAATACGGTGTATGA